A window of Leclercia adecarboxylata contains these coding sequences:
- a CDS encoding Na/Pi cotransporter family protein codes for MLTLLHLLSAVALLVWGTHIVRTGVMRVFGARLRTVLSRSVEKKPLAFCAGIGVTALVQSSNATTMLVTSFVAQDLVALTPALVIVLGADVGTALMARVLTFDLSWLSPLLIFIGVIFFLGRKQTRAGQLGRVGIGLGLILLALELIVQAVTPITQASGVQVIFASLTGDIMLDALIGAVFALISYSSLAAVLLTATLTAAGIISFPVALCLVIGANLGSGLLAMLNNSAANAAARRVALGSLLFKLVGSLIILPFVNPLADLMDNLSLPESEMVIYFHVFYNLVRCVAMVPFASSMARFCERIIRDQPELDMRLKPKHLDSSALDTPALALANAARETLRMGDAMELMLEGLKKVMHGEPREEKDLRKLADDINVLYTAIKLYLARMPKDELAEEESRRWAEIIEMSLNLEQASDIVERMGSEIADKSLAARRAFSLEGIKELDALHDQLLSNLKLAMSVFFSGDVPSARRLRRNKHRFRILNRRYSHAHVDRLHQQNVQSIETSSLHLGLLGDMKRLNSLFCAVAYSVMEQPDEDDDRDEY; via the coding sequence GTGCTGACTTTGCTCCATCTGCTCTCTGCCGTGGCGTTGCTGGTCTGGGGGACGCATATTGTCCGTACCGGCGTGATGCGCGTTTTTGGCGCCCGTTTACGTACCGTTCTTAGCCGCAGCGTTGAGAAAAAACCGCTCGCGTTCTGTGCAGGCATTGGCGTAACCGCGCTGGTGCAAAGCAGTAATGCCACCACCATGCTGGTCACCTCCTTTGTGGCTCAGGATCTGGTGGCGCTGACGCCTGCGCTGGTGATTGTTCTCGGCGCCGATGTCGGGACCGCGCTGATGGCGCGCGTATTAACCTTCGATCTCTCCTGGCTGTCGCCGCTGCTGATCTTCATCGGCGTGATATTTTTCCTTGGCCGGAAACAGACCCGGGCCGGACAGCTGGGGCGTGTCGGGATCGGCCTGGGGCTGATTCTGCTGGCGCTGGAGCTGATCGTCCAGGCCGTCACCCCCATTACGCAGGCGAGCGGTGTCCAGGTGATTTTCGCCTCGCTGACCGGCGACATCATGCTGGATGCGTTGATTGGGGCGGTATTTGCCCTGATCAGTTACTCCAGCCTGGCGGCGGTGCTGTTAACTGCGACGCTGACGGCGGCGGGGATTATCTCCTTCCCGGTAGCCCTCTGTCTGGTGATTGGCGCGAACCTCGGCTCCGGCCTGCTGGCGATGCTCAATAACAGCGCCGCCAACGCGGCAGCCCGTCGCGTGGCGCTCGGCAGCCTGCTGTTTAAGCTGGTGGGGAGCCTGATCATTCTGCCGTTCGTTAACCCGCTGGCGGATCTGATGGACAACCTGTCGCTGCCGGAATCGGAGATGGTGATCTACTTCCACGTCTTCTACAACCTGGTGCGCTGCGTGGCGATGGTCCCTTTTGCCAGCTCAATGGCGCGCTTCTGTGAGCGTATCATCCGCGATCAGCCTGAGCTGGATATGCGACTTAAGCCAAAACATCTGGACTCCTCCGCCCTTGATACGCCGGCGCTGGCGCTGGCTAATGCCGCCCGTGAAACGCTGCGCATGGGTGATGCGATGGAGTTGATGCTGGAAGGACTGAAAAAGGTGATGCACGGCGAGCCGCGGGAAGAGAAAGATCTGCGTAAACTCGCCGACGATATCAACGTGCTCTATACCGCCATCAAGCTCTATCTGGCGCGGATGCCCAAAGATGAGCTGGCAGAAGAGGAGTCCCGTCGCTGGGCGGAGATCATCGAGATGTCGCTCAACCTTGAGCAGGCTTCCGATATCGTCGAGCGCATGGGGAGTGAAATCGCCGATAAATCGCTGGCGGCCCGCCGGGCGTTCTCCCTTGAAGGCATCAAAGAGCTGGATGCGCTGCACGATCAGCTCCTGAGCAACCTGAAGCTGGCGATGTCGGTCTTTTTCTCCGGGGACGTGCCCAGCGCCCGCCGTCTGCGCCGTAATAAACACCGGTTCCGTATCCTCAACCGCCGCTATTCCCATGCGCACGTTGACCGACTGCATCAGCAGAACGTGCAGAGCATCGAAACCAGCTCCCTGCACCTGGGGCTGCTGGGCGATATGAAACGCCTTAACTCCCTGTTCTGCGCGGTGGCCTACAGCGTGATGGAGCAGCCGGATGAGGATGACGATCGGGATGAGTATTAA
- a CDS encoding helix-turn-helix domain-containing protein, with protein sequence MSQAVDCKIRHITVADANVFTELGFEENEAKHLQLDAQREVEQLLLIKRQLMQEISAWIAEHNLRQADVAEKLNVSRPRVSDVVNLKTSKFTLDTLVMMLSKLGKPVSVTVG encoded by the coding sequence ATGAGTCAGGCAGTAGATTGTAAAATTCGTCATATCACCGTTGCAGATGCAAACGTCTTTACCGAACTCGGCTTTGAAGAAAATGAAGCCAAACATTTACAGTTAGATGCCCAGAGAGAGGTCGAGCAGCTTTTACTGATTAAGCGCCAGCTAATGCAGGAAATTTCTGCGTGGATTGCCGAGCATAACCTCCGCCAGGCCGACGTTGCGGAGAAGCTCAATGTCTCACGACCCCGTGTATCCGATGTTGTGAATCTCAAAACCAGCAAGTTTACTCTTGATACCCTGGTCATGATGCTCAGCAAACTTGGGAAACCCGTCTCAGTGACCGTTGGCTGA